One Yoonia sp. BS5-3 genomic window carries:
- the greA gene encoding transcription elongation factor GreA, which translates to MDKIPLTRAGFDKLDAELKQLKTVERPAIIRAIAEAREHGDLSENAEYHSAKEKQSFIEGRVKELEGVISLADVIDPSKLSGTIKFGATVELVDEDTDEEKTYQIVGEYEADIESGKLNMKSPLSRALIGKDEGDSVEVRTPGGVRSYEILSIAYK; encoded by the coding sequence ATGGACAAGATACCACTCACCCGCGCCGGGTTCGATAAATTGGACGCCGAGCTGAAGCAGCTGAAAACCGTAGAGCGTCCGGCGATCATCCGTGCGATTGCCGAAGCGCGCGAGCATGGCGATCTGTCCGAGAATGCCGAATATCATTCGGCCAAGGAAAAGCAGTCTTTCATTGAAGGCCGCGTGAAAGAGCTGGAAGGCGTGATTTCACTGGCCGATGTGATCGACCCTTCCAAGCTGTCTGGCACCATCAAATTCGGTGCAACAGTCGAACTGGTTGATGAAGATACAGACGAAGAAAAGACCTATCAGATCGTCGGCGAATATGAGGCCGATATCGAAAGCGGGAAGCTGAATATGAAATCCCCGCTATCGCGCGCTTTGATTGGCAAAGACGAAGGTGATAGTGTCGAAGTGCGCACCCCTGGCGGCGTGCGCAGCTATGAAATTTTGTCGATCGCATATAAGTAG
- a CDS encoding AEC family transporter: MIDIFLQTLPFFMLIALGYGAARSQFFSQEATAYLTRFVFYFALSAMLFRFAANLSLDAILDWQFVMAYVCAGLAVYVIATLVALRRGLPMTEAAVEAQCAVVGNVGYLGVPMLVLLLGEPAVGPVMMVLAVDLMLFGSLIVILITGARDGRVSPRIFATVALGLARNPMILSIWLGMLVSVSGFSIPGPINEFLSLLGAAATPGALFAIGASLASKSAERVAVAGWLSFCKLILHPAAVAIAALMIFQIEPYAAGVMIAAASLPVAGNVYILAQHYGVAPARVSAAILISTVASAVTVSLVIAWVTSL, translated from the coding sequence ATGATCGATATTTTCCTGCAAACACTGCCGTTTTTCATGCTGATTGCCTTGGGCTATGGCGCGGCCCGCAGCCAGTTCTTTTCGCAAGAAGCCACCGCGTATCTGACCCGGTTTGTCTTTTATTTTGCCCTGTCGGCCATGCTGTTTCGCTTTGCGGCAAACCTGTCGCTGGATGCGATACTCGATTGGCAATTTGTCATGGCTTATGTCTGCGCTGGTTTGGCCGTGTATGTCATCGCCACGCTGGTTGCGCTGCGCCGCGGTCTGCCCATGACCGAAGCCGCGGTTGAGGCCCAATGCGCCGTTGTCGGCAATGTGGGCTATCTGGGCGTGCCGATGCTGGTGTTGCTGCTGGGCGAACCGGCCGTCGGCCCGGTCATGATGGTATTGGCCGTTGATCTGATGCTGTTTGGCAGCCTGATTGTGATCCTGATCACCGGCGCCCGCGATGGCCGAGTCTCGCCCCGGATTTTTGCCACCGTCGCCCTTGGTCTGGCCCGCAACCCGATGATCCTGTCGATCTGGCTGGGGATGCTGGTTTCGGTCAGCGGGTTCAGCATTCCGGGCCCGATCAATGAATTTCTAAGCCTGCTTGGGGCTGCTGCAACCCCGGGCGCGCTGTTTGCCATTGGGGCATCGCTTGCTTCTAAATCGGCCGAGCGCGTCGCGGTGGCCGGATGGCTTAGCTTTTGCAAGCTGATCCTGCATCCTGCAGCCGTTGCCATTGCCGCGCTGATGATCTTTCAGATCGAACCCTATGCGGCGGGTGTGATGATCGCGGCGGCCTCTTTGCCGGTGGCGGGGAATGTTTATATTCTTGCCCAACATTACGGCGTTGCGCCTGCCCGTGTCTCGGCGGCGATCCTGATTTCAACGGTTGCAAGCGCCGTCACCGTGTCGCTTGTGATTGCGTGGGTGACAAGCCTCTGA
- the fghA gene encoding S-formylglutathione hydrolase, producing the protein METLSENRCFGGTQGVYRHRSDACACDMTFGLFLPAEAADGPVPVLWFLSGLTCTHENAMTKAGAQAWAADQGIALVFPDTSPRGDDVPDDEAYDLGQGAGFYIDATQAPWDEHFKMWTYVADELPGLIAQAFPLDMDRQGVTGHSMGGHGALTMAMALPGRFRSVSAFAPICHPTASDWGRKQFAAYWGDETGWGPHDATLLMQESGFDGPMLIDTGTDDQFADLLGTEHLAQAMAARRQEGQIRLQKGYDHSYFFIASFIEDHIAFHAEALYA; encoded by the coding sequence ATGGAAACCCTATCCGAAAATCGTTGTTTTGGCGGTACCCAAGGGGTCTATCGCCACCGCTCGGACGCGTGTGCCTGCGATATGACCTTTGGACTGTTCCTACCGGCTGAGGCCGCCGATGGCCCAGTGCCCGTTTTGTGGTTTTTGTCGGGGCTGACCTGCACCCATGAAAACGCGATGACTAAGGCCGGGGCACAGGCCTGGGCTGCCGATCAAGGCATCGCGCTGGTTTTCCCCGACACATCCCCGCGCGGGGATGATGTGCCTGATGATGAGGCCTATGATCTGGGTCAGGGGGCCGGGTTTTACATCGATGCAACCCAGGCCCCATGGGACGAGCATTTCAAGATGTGGACTTACGTCGCCGATGAATTGCCCGGCTTGATCGCCCAGGCCTTTCCGCTGGATATGGACCGTCAAGGGGTCACCGGCCATTCGATGGGCGGGCATGGCGCGCTGACCATGGCGATGGCCCTGCCGGGGCGCTTTCGGTCGGTTTCAGCCTTTGCGCCGATCTGCCATCCCACGGCCAGCGATTGGGGCCGCAAACAGTTTGCCGCCTATTGGGGGGATGAAACCGGATGGGGCCCGCATGATGCGACATTGCTGATGCAGGAATCGGGCTTTGATGGGCCGATGTTGATCGATACGGGCACGGATGATCAGTTCGCCGATTTACTGGGCACTGAACATCTGGCCCAGGCGATGGCCGCCCGCCGCCAGGAAGGGCAGATCAGGCTGCAAAAAGGCTATGACCATTCTTATTTCTTCATCGCCAGCTTTATCGAAGATCATATCGCCTTTCACGCAGAGGCGCTTTACGCATGA
- a CDS encoding YaiI/YqxD family protein: MIYVDADACPVKAEIERVGTRHKLKMFIVSNGGIRPSPNPFVETVVVPDGPDVADMWIADRATKGDVVVTGDIPLAARCIENGALVLKHNGEALTQANIGNVLATRDLMADMRAADPFRQGGGKPFGKADRARFLDGLERAVRTAARAL; this comes from the coding sequence ATGATTTATGTCGATGCCGATGCCTGCCCGGTCAAGGCCGAGATCGAACGTGTCGGCACGCGGCATAAGCTGAAAATGTTCATCGTCTCGAACGGCGGCATTCGCCCCTCGCCCAATCCATTTGTGGAAACTGTGGTGGTTCCTGACGGCCCGGATGTGGCCGATATGTGGATCGCAGACCGCGCGACCAAAGGCGATGTTGTCGTCACCGGGGATATCCCGCTGGCCGCCCGCTGTATCGAAAACGGGGCGTTGGTGCTGAAACATAATGGCGAGGCGCTGACCCAAGCCAATATCGGCAATGTGCTGGCCACCCGCGATCTGATGGCCGATATGCGCGCCGCTGATCCGTTTCGGCAGGGCGGCGGCAAACCTTTTGGCAAGGCGGATCGCGCCCGGTTTCTGGACGGTCTGGAACGGGCTGTGCGGACCGCGGCGCGGGCGTTATGA
- a CDS encoding DMT family transporter translates to MTLSPAKLGALCAAVSVMFFSVNDVAVKFLSGGYALHQVVLLRSVLGLLVIMIVVAPLTEGWAIARTKRLGMHMLRGLCVVFANMTFYLGLAAMPLADAVAIFFISPLVITVFSVIFLKETVGPLRWSAIAVGFVGVVIMVRPGTAAFQIASLWPLLAAFCYAGIHIITRRIAGTESATTMVFYIQIMFIIVSIGIGLVVGDGRFDTQSDPSLSFLLRAWSWPLPADYPLFVLLGIGIGIGGYLISQAYRVAEASFVAPFEYLALPMSVVWGMILFDEYPSLWDYVGMGLILGAGLFVVWREARQKDATLQDPAPG, encoded by the coding sequence ATGACGCTGTCACCGGCAAAGCTCGGGGCGCTTTGCGCTGCGGTTTCGGTGATGTTCTTTTCGGTCAATGATGTGGCGGTTAAATTCCTCAGCGGCGGGTATGCGCTGCATCAGGTGGTTCTGCTGCGGTCGGTCCTGGGATTGCTGGTGATCATGATCGTGGTCGCGCCCCTGACCGAAGGCTGGGCCATCGCACGCACCAAACGTCTGGGCATGCATATGCTGCGCGGGCTTTGCGTCGTATTTGCGAATATGACATTCTATCTGGGGCTTGCTGCCATGCCACTGGCAGATGCGGTCGCGATCTTTTTCATCAGTCCTTTGGTCATCACCGTCTTTTCGGTGATCTTTCTGAAAGAAACAGTAGGGCCCCTGCGCTGGAGCGCGATTGCCGTGGGCTTTGTCGGTGTCGTGATCATGGTCCGCCCGGGCACAGCAGCGTTCCAGATTGCGTCACTTTGGCCGCTTTTGGCTGCATTTTGCTATGCAGGCATTCATATCATCACCCGCCGCATCGCAGGGACGGAAAGCGCCACGACCATGGTGTTTTACATTCAGATCATGTTCATCATTGTCAGCATTGGCATCGGGCTGGTCGTCGGCGATGGCCGTTTCGACACCCAATCAGACCCATCACTGTCCTTCCTTCTACGCGCCTGGAGCTGGCCTTTGCCCGCTGACTATCCCCTGTTTGTTCTGCTGGGCATCGGGATCGGGATTGGCGGCTATCTGATCAGCCAGGCCTACCGCGTCGCCGAGGCCTCATTTGTGGCCCCTTTTGAATATCTCGCCCTGCCCATGTCGGTTGTCTGGGGCATGATCCTTTTTGATGAATATCCCAGCCTTTGGGACTATGTCGGCATGGGGCTGATCCTCGGGGCGGGGCTTTTTGTGGTCTGGCGTGAGGCGCGCCAGAAAGATGCAACTTTACAGGACCCGGCCCCCGGTTAG
- a CDS encoding HAD family phosphatase: MTQVQAVVFDIGNVLIEWQPERFYDAVIGPARRKEMFGAIDLHGINDQVDRGANFRDTIYAAAEANPAWRDEVQMWHDRWIEMAAPAIDHSVRLLRALRAADVPVFALTNFGIQTFEIAEPVYPFLKEFDRRYISGHMGVIKPEHSIYEMVEADCGVDPAALLFTDDRIDNISIADERGWQTHLFEGSQGWADRLVKAGVLTAEAAK, encoded by the coding sequence GTGACGCAGGTTCAGGCAGTGGTTTTTGATATCGGGAATGTCCTGATCGAATGGCAACCCGAGCGGTTCTATGACGCAGTGATTGGGCCGGCGCGCCGGAAAGAAATGTTTGGAGCCATTGATCTGCATGGCATCAATGATCAGGTTGATCGCGGCGCCAATTTCCGCGACACGATCTATGCCGCCGCCGAAGCCAATCCCGCATGGCGCGATGAGGTCCAGATGTGGCATGACCGCTGGATCGAAATGGCCGCCCCCGCGATTGACCATTCTGTGCGCTTGCTGCGCGCATTGCGGGCGGCGGATGTCCCGGTTTTTGCCCTGACCAATTTCGGCATCCAGACATTTGAAATCGCCGAGCCGGTCTACCCGTTCCTTAAGGAATTCGACCGCCGCTATATCTCGGGCCATATGGGTGTGATCAAACCCGAACACAGCATTTATGAGATGGTCGAGGCCGATTGCGGCGTCGATCCTGCCGCCCTTCTTTTCACAGATGACCGGATCGATAATATCAGCATTGCCGATGAACGAGGCTGGCAAACCCATCTGTTTGAAGGATCGCAAGGCTGGGCTGACCGGCTGGTAAAAGCAGGCGTTTTGACCGCAGAAGCCGCCAAATGA
- a CDS encoding ornithine cyclodeaminase — translation MTVMIPFAEGERHLDWLGLTDALAAGHDLPPAEVADVFLYEGDNTLLNRSAWIPGMGLAVKCATIFPGNRAQNEPAIGGAVNLFSGQNGALEAIIDFHLVTKWKTAGDSLLAARRLARPDSRNILIVGAGTVAHSLLDAYQAAFPQAQFTIWNRSPGGAEAFQTTHPHVAIAADLQKAVSQADIVTCATMSTDPLIMGAWLQPGQHIDLIGAYRPDMRETDDDALRRGRIFVDSRETTINHIGELKIPISAGAIAETDIVADFYTLDRFARQSDTEITIFKNGGGAHLDLMTSRYILSHWQQEG, via the coding sequence ATGACGGTGATGATCCCCTTTGCCGAGGGCGAGCGGCATCTGGACTGGCTGGGCCTGACCGATGCGCTGGCCGCCGGACATGATTTGCCCCCTGCAGAGGTGGCTGATGTCTTTCTTTATGAAGGCGACAATACGCTGCTAAACCGCTCTGCCTGGATCCCGGGTATGGGTCTTGCAGTCAAATGCGCCACGATCTTTCCCGGCAACCGCGCCCAAAACGAACCTGCGATTGGCGGTGCGGTAAACCTGTTTTCCGGGCAAAATGGCGCGCTTGAAGCGATTATTGATTTTCATCTGGTAACCAAGTGGAAGACAGCCGGGGACAGCTTGCTTGCCGCGCGGCGTTTGGCACGGCCGGACAGCCGTAACATCCTGATCGTTGGGGCGGGCACTGTGGCTCATTCGCTGCTGGATGCCTATCAAGCCGCCTTTCCACAGGCCCAATTCACCATCTGGAACCGCTCACCCGGCGGGGCTGAGGCTTTTCAAACGACCCATCCACATGTCGCGATTGCTGCCGATCTGCAAAAGGCAGTTTCACAGGCCGATATTGTCACCTGCGCCACCATGTCCACAGATCCCTTGATCATGGGCGCATGGTTGCAGCCCGGGCAACATATTGATCTTATTGGCGCTTATCGCCCCGACATGCGCGAAACCGATGATGATGCCCTGCGCCGGGGCCGGATTTTTGTGGATAGCCGCGAGACCACAATCAACCATATCGGCGAGCTGAAAATACCGATCTCTGCGGGCGCCATCGCCGAGACCGATATTGTTGCTGATTTTTACACGCTTGACCGTTTTGCCCGGCAAAGTGATACAGAGATCACAATTTTCAAGAATGGTGGTGGGGCACATCTTGATCTGATGACCAGTCGATACATCCTATCGCACTGGCAACAGGAGGGGTGA
- a CDS encoding alpha/beta hydrolase — MWFWGFLLIVLLVAFAPAIIERLRQTIGPKQRAGADGDFAQLSQGITHYKWVGPVRGPVAVLIHGLTSPSIALEGVAEGLGKRGYRVLTYDLYGRGLSDAAPGLQDRAFFLRQLTDLLDHLGLTEEITCVGYSMGGAIATAFAAQSPHRINRVILFATAGVETVESDFSKFCRNTPVLGDWVYGLVARGRILGQIPTDSANPYVERVLDAQRQELKRQGYLPAVLSSRRGMLAESMEKDHRKLGREDVPVVAIWAEQDEVIPISALGTLAQWNRLARQEVVAKADHAVPYTHPQELLDAVANAMRD; from the coding sequence ATGTGGTTTTGGGGTTTTTTGCTGATCGTTTTGCTGGTGGCTTTCGCCCCGGCGATTATAGAGCGTTTGCGCCAAACCATTGGCCCCAAACAACGCGCGGGTGCTGATGGCGACTTTGCGCAGCTGTCACAAGGGATCACGCATTATAAATGGGTTGGCCCGGTGCGCGGCCCCGTTGCGGTTCTGATCCACGGGCTGACATCCCCGTCAATTGCGCTGGAAGGCGTCGCGGAGGGGCTAGGAAAACGCGGTTACCGCGTGCTGACCTATGATCTTTACGGGCGCGGTTTGTCGGACGCCGCGCCTGGGCTGCAAGACCGTGCCTTCTTTTTGCGGCAGTTGACGGATCTGCTGGATCATCTGGGCCTGACAGAGGAAATCACCTGCGTCGGGTATTCCATGGGCGGCGCCATCGCGACAGCCTTTGCCGCCCAAAGCCCGCATCGCATCAATCGTGTGATCCTGTTTGCAACTGCCGGTGTTGAAACAGTGGAAAGCGACTTTTCCAAATTTTGCCGCAACACGCCTGTCTTGGGCGATTGGGTTTATGGTTTGGTCGCACGCGGCCGCATCCTGGGCCAGATCCCCACTGATTCAGCCAACCCCTATGTCGAACGGGTCCTGGATGCCCAGCGACAAGAGCTAAAACGCCAAGGCTATTTGCCAGCAGTTTTGTCGAGCCGCCGCGGCATGCTGGCTGAAAGCATGGAAAAAGATCACCGTAAACTTGGGCGCGAAGATGTGCCCGTTGTGGCGATCTGGGCCGAACAGGATGAGGTGATCCCGATCTCGGCCCTGGGCACGCTGGCCCAGTGGAACAGGTTGGCCCGCCAGGAAGTGGTCGCAAAAGCAGATCACGCCGTGCCCTATACCCATCCGCAAGAACTGTTGGATGCGGTGGCCAACGCGATGCGTGATTGA
- a CDS encoding ATP-binding cassette domain-containing protein has translation MDRGLSLRDVTISKGGAPLLSISHDVGSGEALTLMGPSGVGKSTLLAFITGTLPADFRAKGTVWLDGRDITQAPPHRRRVGILFQDDLLFPHLSVGANLAFGLKPGGTAAERSAKIAEALDEVGLSGFENRDPATLSGGQKARVALMRMLLSEPCALLLDEPFSRLDAALRAQVREMVFDRARARQLPVLMVTHDAEDAQAAGGHVVTLGAQTET, from the coding sequence ATGGATAGGGGGCTGTCCCTGCGGGACGTGACAATTTCCAAAGGCGGCGCGCCGCTTTTGTCGATCTCGCATGATGTTGGCTCTGGCGAAGCCCTGACCCTGATGGGTCCGTCCGGCGTTGGTAAATCAACGTTGCTTGCGTTCATTACAGGCACCTTACCCGCTGATTTCCGGGCCAAAGGCACAGTATGGCTGGATGGCCGAGACATCACGCAGGCCCCGCCGCATCGGCGGCGGGTCGGTATCTTGTTTCAGGATGATCTGCTGTTCCCGCATTTGTCGGTGGGGGCCAATCTTGCTTTTGGTTTGAAACCGGGTGGGACGGCGGCTGAGCGGTCAGCCAAAATAGCCGAAGCGCTGGATGAGGTCGGGCTGAGCGGCTTTGAAAACCGCGATCCGGCGACGCTGTCAGGGGGGCAGAAGGCGCGGGTGGCCTTGATGCGGATGCTGCTGTCCGAGCCCTGCGCATTGCTGTTGGACGAGCCTTTTTCGCGTCTTGATGCCGCGTTGCGCGCCCAAGTGCGCGAGATGGTGTTTGACCGTGCAAGGGCGCGTCAGCTGCCGGTTTTGATGGTGACGCATGACGCCGAAGATGCGCAGGCTGCTGGCGGGCATGTGGTGACATTGGGCGCGCAGACCGAAACTTAA
- a CDS encoding ABC transporter permease subunit, with translation MLGPVVAGLLGTVLPAFGHLPAAGLTGPSLDPFRDLLTWGGLPRAMILSVTTGLLATSISLLIVVLLTAGWSGTRAFHAVERLLSPLLSVPHAAAAFGLAFLIAPSGWLSRLVSPGVTGWDRPPDVLIIQDSWGLTMTAGLIIKEVPFLLLITLAALGQADGRRSVTIAQALGYGRVTGWLKTVLPRVYAQIRPPVYVVLAYSMSVVDVAVILGPNTPPPLSVQIVKLMSDPDLAMRLEAAAAALLQLALVIGALVFWRMGEVAIAALGKRWVARGARGRFDPLVARLALGAGAGSAIAVLLGLVVLIIWSFAGFWGFPDALPDGLTLRNWMRFGPGTMDALLETALIAVTAALVALILTIGCLEAEYRYGLSFSQRAVWLLYLPLLIPQTAFLPGLQTLMLNLGADEGRLPVMLAHLVFVLPYVFLSLADPFRAWDSRTGTIAAALGASPNGVLWRVRLPMLLRPILTALAVGLAVSVGQYLPTLLIGGGRVVTLTTEAVALASGGDRRAIAVYGLMQTGAALVPFMLALLIPALVWRNRKGLRHG, from the coding sequence ATGTTGGGGCCGGTGGTCGCAGGTCTGCTGGGCACGGTCTTGCCCGCATTCGGGCATCTTCCGGCGGCGGGGCTTACCGGACCTTCGCTTGATCCTTTCCGGGATCTTTTGACCTGGGGCGGTTTGCCCCGAGCAATGATTTTGTCGGTGACAACTGGTCTGCTGGCCACGTCAATTTCGCTTTTGATCGTTGTGTTGCTGACCGCCGGTTGGTCTGGCACCCGTGCCTTTCATGCGGTGGAACGCCTTTTGTCGCCGCTGCTGTCGGTGCCGCATGCCGCCGCTGCCTTTGGGTTGGCCTTTCTGATTGCCCCATCGGGCTGGTTGTCGCGGCTTGTTTCACCTGGTGTGACCGGTTGGGACAGACCACCTGATGTTTTGATCATTCAGGACAGCTGGGGCCTGACGATGACAGCGGGGCTGATCATCAAGGAAGTCCCGTTTTTGCTGTTGATCACGCTTGCCGCCCTCGGGCAGGCGGACGGCCGGCGCAGCGTGACCATCGCGCAGGCGCTGGGCTATGGGCGGGTGACTGGTTGGCTGAAAACCGTGCTGCCGCGTGTTTATGCGCAGATCAGACCACCCGTTTATGTGGTGCTGGCCTACTCGATGTCCGTTGTGGATGTCGCGGTTATTCTGGGGCCGAACACACCGCCACCGCTATCGGTTCAGATCGTCAAATTGATGTCTGACCCCGACCTTGCCATGCGGCTTGAGGCCGCCGCCGCCGCTTTGTTGCAGCTTGCCTTGGTCATCGGCGCGCTTGTCTTTTGGCGAATGGGCGAAGTTGCAATCGCAGCGCTGGGCAAACGCTGGGTCGCGCGCGGCGCGCGTGGCCGCTTTGATCCTTTGGTCGCCCGTTTAGCGCTTGGCGCCGGGGCGGGCTCGGCCATTGCGGTGTTGCTGGGCCTGGTGGTTTTGATCATCTGGTCTTTTGCCGGGTTTTGGGGGTTTCCCGATGCACTGCCCGACGGGCTGACCTTGCGAAACTGGATGCGTTTTGGCCCGGGCACGATGGATGCTTTGCTGGAAACAGCGCTCATCGCTGTCACGGCGGCCTTGGTGGCGTTGATCCTGACCATCGGCTGTCTGGAGGCCGAATATCGCTATGGTTTGTCGTTCAGCCAACGGGCGGTCTGGCTGCTCTATCTTCCACTCTTGATCCCGCAGACGGCCTTTTTGCCGGGCTTGCAAACGCTCATGCTGAACCTTGGGGCCGATGAGGGCCGATTGCCTGTGATGCTGGCCCATCTGGTCTTTGTGTTGCCTTACGTTTTCTTGTCCCTGGCCGATCCATTTCGGGCCTGGGACAGCCGAACCGGCACGATTGCCGCCGCCTTGGGTGCGAGTCCGAACGGAGTGCTCTGGCGGGTTCGGCTTCCTATGCTTTTACGGCCAATCCTGACCGCGCTGGCGGTTGGTTTGGCCGTATCGGTGGGGCAATATTTGCCGACCTTGCTGATCGGTGGAGGGCGCGTTGTGACATTGACGACCGAAGCGGTGGCGCTGGCCTCGGGCGGTGACCGCCGGGCGATCGCCGTCTATGGGCTGATGCAAACAGGGGCCGCGCTGGTCCCGTTCATGCTGGCATTGCTGATCCCAGCTTTGGTCTGGCGAAACAGAAAAGGGTTACGACATGGATAG
- a CDS encoding ABC transporter substrate-binding protein, with product MKHLAVLAAMLAPVSALADADPADWDAVIAEAEGQTVYWNAWGGSTTTNDFIAWVGDRVAADYGVTLEHVKLTDTADAVTRVLSEKQAGEDEDGAIDMIWINGANFAAMKEADLLFGPYAEQLPNWAFVDAEGKTVQTDFTVPVEGYESPWAMAQVVFIHDTSDLAAPLGSMNAILDWSAANPGRFTYPQPPDFLGTTFLKQALVDLLDDPSVLAAPATDDNYDAVTAPLWAFLDDLTPTLWREGRAYPATGPAQLQLIADGEVDLAISFSPGEATAAIANNQLPPSVRTFVLDKGTIGNASFVAIPYNSGSTAGAMVVANFLMSPEAQARAQDPEILGYGTVLNMDALPAEDRAAFDALELGVATLSPAELGSVQAEPHPSWMTRIADDWMQRYGVAQ from the coding sequence ATGAAACATCTTGCCGTTCTGGCCGCCATGCTGGCCCCAGTCTCTGCGCTTGCTGATGCCGACCCTGCCGATTGGGACGCAGTCATCGCCGAGGCTGAGGGTCAAACCGTTTATTGGAACGCCTGGGGCGGGTCGACCACAACCAATGACTTTATCGCGTGGGTTGGTGACCGTGTCGCCGCAGATTACGGCGTGACCCTTGAGCATGTCAAACTGACCGATACGGCAGATGCCGTGACCCGCGTTCTGTCAGAAAAGCAAGCCGGCGAGGATGAAGACGGCGCGATCGACATGATCTGGATCAACGGCGCCAATTTCGCCGCGATGAAAGAGGCTGATCTGCTCTTTGGTCCTTATGCTGAACAGTTGCCAAACTGGGCTTTCGTGGATGCGGAAGGCAAAACCGTGCAAACAGATTTTACTGTGCCGGTTGAAGGTTATGAAAGCCCATGGGCGATGGCGCAGGTCGTGTTCATTCATGACACATCCGATTTGGCCGCGCCTTTGGGATCGATGAACGCCATCTTGGATTGGTCAGCGGCCAATCCGGGCCGTTTCACCTATCCGCAGCCACCGGATTTTCTGGGAACGACATTTCTAAAGCAGGCTTTGGTCGATTTGCTGGATGATCCATCTGTTCTGGCCGCGCCCGCCACAGATGACAACTACGATGCGGTCACCGCGCCGCTATGGGCATTTCTGGACGATCTGACACCGACGCTTTGGCGCGAAGGGCGCGCCTACCCGGCAACCGGCCCTGCGCAATTGCAGCTGATCGCCGATGGTGAGGTCGATCTGGCCATTTCCTTTAGTCCGGGCGAAGCCACTGCGGCCATTGCCAATAACCAGCTGCCACCGTCTGTACGGACATTTGTTTTGGACAAAGGGACGATCGGCAACGCCTCATTCGTGGCGATTCCTTACAATTCAGGATCGACCGCAGGTGCGATGGTCGTCGCCAATTTCCTGATGTCACCCGAGGCACAGGCCCGCGCCCAAGACCCTGAAATTCTGGGCTATGGCACTGTTTTGAACATGGATGCCTTACCTGCCGAGGACCGCGCCGCCTTTGATGCGCTTGAGCTGGGTGTTGCGACATTGTCGCCTGCCGAATTGGGCAGCGTTCAGGCCGAACCGCACCCAAGCTGGATGACACGGATCGCCGATGATTGGATGCAACGTTACGGTGTTGCCCAGTAA
- a CDS encoding CDP-alcohol phosphatidyltransferase family protein has protein sequence MLDRHARQIIDPPLNRIGQTLAAQGFTADGVTLIGLGLGLIAALMIGLGAPFWALIPLLASRIADGLDGAVARATRKTDFGGYLDIAVDFLFYGAIPMAFVLNDPATNGAAGAFLLASFYFNGTSFLGYAILAEKHGHKTDAQGQKSLYYSNGLLEGTETIIFFVILCLLPAYFPIFAWAFGALCFATATLRIYAAKQIYTS, from the coding sequence ATGCTTGATCGCCACGCCCGTCAGATCATTGATCCGCCCCTGAACCGGATCGGGCAAACGCTTGCTGCGCAAGGGTTTACGGCCGACGGTGTGACATTGATTGGGCTGGGGCTGGGATTGATCGCTGCACTGATGATTGGGCTGGGCGCGCCTTTTTGGGCGCTTATCCCGCTTTTGGCCAGCCGGATCGCTGATGGGCTGGACGGGGCCGTTGCGCGGGCCACGCGTAAGACTGATTTCGGCGGATATCTGGATATTGCCGTTGATTTTTTGTTCTACGGGGCAATCCCGATGGCATTTGTGCTGAATGATCCGGCCACCAATGGGGCGGCAGGGGCATTTCTGCTGGCGTCATTTTATTTCAACGGGACCAGTTTCCTCGGCTACGCTATTCTGGCTGAGAAACATGGGCATAAGACCGACGCGCAAGGTCAGAAATCGCTTTATTATTCAAATGGCCTGTTAGAGGGCACAGAGACGATCATCTTCTTTGTCATCCTGTGTCTTTTGCCCGCCTATTTTCCCATTTTTGCCTGGGCCTTTGGGGCCTTGTGCTTTGCGACCGCCACCTTGCGGATTTATGCCGCGAAACAAATCTACACGTCATAA